AGTGTCAGATTGTTCTTAGGCTTTTTTTCCAAACATTGTCACCAAACTggattaaacataatttattaggggtgtcaataaaaaaaaaacaccctcaTTTATAGTTCCAAAATGCCAAAAAAGGCCAATCTCAGCATTAAAAATTCATGTATTCAGCTGAATAGCCAATATCTTCCTGATGAACATTGTGGAAGTTAAACAATCTAAAAACTTGGGAAACCCCCCAAATTCCAAGTTTCTTCGCGGGCATGGGTTATGTTAATTTCAATCTTCGAGAAGATTCCTCAAATTTGTTCCAAGTTAGCAACAGAAATGATTTCTTAGAATCGGTGATCCTACAAACTTCCATGATTAACCTGTCCCACTAAAACCGGTATGACGACGACGCCTCTCAGGTAATTACGTCCCAACTAATTGGACTGTCCGCTGACCTGTATCTCTCGGCTCAAAAACCACAAAAGTTGTGGATTTCCCAACTTCTCCGCAGAAAATGTCGTCCTTTGCAAGTTGCCTTTACCAGTTCACCTCCTGAAACCAACGAGTCACAACTCGCGCGGAGTAACCCGCCATAAACCGCTTCGAACTTCGTCCCCCCTCGATCATCTCTCTCTCAATTCAGAGGGTTGTCCCCAAAAAACGATCGCGATCTTCGTCGCGAGTGACGACCACAAAATTCGCGATCGCACGTCATCACGCGCTTCGAAATTCGCATTTTACCGTGTGGCGCCCCGCGCGAAACTTCCTCCCAAGATCGACGTCATAGAAATCTCCGCAGTCATTAAGTGAGAAACCTCGGACTACGCCACCGGTACACACCCCCCGAAACGGTCCGCGGCCGGTTCAGCTGTTCGGAGCGAAACGCGCGCTCTCTCTCGAGAGAGAGCGCGCGCACGATTACGCGCCCTTTGCATGTGGTGGTAAAAGTTGGATGTCTTAAATACGATGCCCGGTCCGCGAGGAACCATCATTCAAGTCGTGCGCGCGCGCTGAACAACAAGAGAGAAAGCTGAACCAAACAGAACTTTGCGGGTTCCACGAAGAGATCGTCCCCAGTCGAACGAACGAAACGAAAGTGCGAGGTCGAGTCAAGTCAGCGGGACTTGACAGTGAATAGTGAGATTAGACGCGCGTGAAGAAGAAGCTTAGAACTATGTGTCTCCACAAGATGATGCTGGAACACAGTGCGGCCAGCCGGATAGGCACCAGCCATCAGCTGTTTAGTGAGCGTTTGGTCGCTGATGAGAAGCTGGTCATGGAGCAGAAGTCGTGCTGCGTGGCAGAAACGACGTCGGCGACGGAGGAGAAGCAAGCCGTGAAAGAAGTTGTTGAGGCAGAGGAGCAGGTCTACCAGGATGCCCTCGTGGGGGCAACCCAGGCCACCCGGAAGCTGGTGGAAAGCTGCAAGCAGTTGACGAGTCAGTTCCGGCGCAGTACTGCGTACAAGTGAGTAGAACGTTCTACCCCCTTTTGCCACAAATCACGCGCGTCAATCCTGCGAATTATCAGCCTTGCGCCGTGTTATCACCTTGAAACAAAAGCAGTGCAACACGGTGTGGCAGCAGGTCGACGAAGAGGAGGAGCAGTGCGCGAAAAATCACGTACGCCACTCGAGCAGCAAATGCTCCCATTCGCgcactctctctctccctctcttccGCGTGTGGAGTTTTCCTTTCGTGCGTCGACGAATGTCGATGACCTGTTACCGCCGCCACTCCCCTCACTCCCCAACTCCGATATTCGGGTCAATTGTCTCTAATCAGCACGTTCTCTATTCTTGCAGAATCCTCACCCGCACCACGCAACCGTCGCATGCCATCACCCTGGTGTTTGTCTCCTTCATCCTGCTGGTACTCTGGCCGAACATAGTAGGCCAACCTTCAACCAATGCATCGCCGGCGAAACCCGTCGCCCAGCGACCCAGCGTCTTCGTATCGCTCGCCTACTTTGGTTCCTTCGCGATGCACTTCGGCGCCCAGATGTGGATGACCTTCGTGTCGGGCCTAGCCCTGTACTTTAACCTGCCCCGGCACACCTTCGGCCGCGTCCAGGAGATCCTCTTCCCCAAGTACTTCTCCATGGGCGCCGGCCTGTCCGCCGTCACCCTCATCACCTTCATCAAGCTGCAGCAAACGGCGCACCCGGAACTCACCAGCGCCTCCTTCCACAGCTGGGACCCCCTCCTGCTCCTCCAGCTCGTCTCCCTGGCCCTGTGCGCCGCCCTCGAGCTCATCGTATGGCTATACCTAGCCCCACCCATGCTACGCCTCATGCACCAAAAGTACCACTTCGAAGCCAGCGAAACCGTCGGCCAGGAGGTCGGCCATTTTGCCGGAGCGGAAAACGCCCAGCTCCAGCGCTCCCTGCACTTCAAGTCCGTGCACAAGCGCTTCCGGCAGATCCACATGACGACGGCGATGGCCAACATGGTCGCGCTGGCCTGCACCTTCGTTCACCTGCACTTTCTCGCGTCACGCGTCGAGATGTTGTAAGGGCCGCCATTTTGTGGTGTAGACTGATCAGAGTAGGCGAAGCCAAAGTATTACAATTCCAGCTGTTTTGTTTTCGAGCAGTATTATGCGACTGTGCGCACGGAGGGAAACGCTTGTGCAGAGAGAGAATCTAGTCGTGTTGAAAAGAAGAGTTCCGCCAGGGAAAGGTTAGTTTTTGAGGTGTTGAGGTTAGGAAGACTGAGTGTGGGAAAATGCACTATAAATCTACTTCAGATCCCGGATTATTTTTGTCAATTGAGGGGTAAGGTCGAGAGGCGAGCAGAGCGCGAATTTTGACGATTATGAGTGTGTTAAGTGACCGTTTTGAGATGTGTAGTCTAATGTTAGCCTATTTATCGCAATTTTCGAAAGTTCTGTGTTAAacgcaataaacaaaaaatcaacgaaAACAGGGAGACGAGAATAAAAGATCTGAAGTAGTGTTCCTAGCAAATACGTTTTTATTAGAGTGTTAGTCATTAGTTAGTGCAAAAATTTCAGTCGCGCGTTGTTTTAACTACTAGTTTGTAtagcccaaaatgccatttatGTAACCGCGctgattatttattttaatccaatcttgttagtagaaaaacaaaaattaaacagctTATGTAATAGCTAAAAGCAcgaatttatatgaaaaaagaCGGGGACCACCCTAATAGTACTAATAAAATATAACCGAAGCAAATAAGCGAAACAAATgcttaaaatcagatttaaactGGATTAATTactttgaaaaacaaacaaaaaagaaacatcCGTCATTCCCCACCTTTTCCGCCACCGCCACCTCGCCGCAGAAAGGAGATCTTATTTGATGTCTGTGACGGAGACGCAAACGGACGCAACAGACTCGACTCGTGACAAGCGTGGACGTCAGAAGTTTTTTGGCCACGCCCCCCTCACTCGTCCTTCGCCGCATGATCTTCCTACTACTGCCGGAGCCTACTAATTGAGGGGAATCAAGCGAGACAAAGCAAGCGATAATTGCAACGCGAGCAAGGTTTGAGGTTAGTGGGTGATCGAGGATGGTGATGAATTTGAGAAGAACGGTTTTTTGAAGAGTCATTGTTTTTTTCACCAAGTTTGTCGTttgaaaaacatgtaatttggacatttaacaaaattatttggaaacatttttgattGAGGTTATTACATTCAGACGATGGTCCATTTTGTTAATGGTAAAATTGAGCAGCAATTCGCTTAGAAAgatttatcattttaaatttaatatactgTAGATTACAGATCATCCAACATAGGATCATttcaattttgagaaatttaaaaatgaaacagaTTTAGGatgataattaaaatttaatttgtttctgCTTATACCTTTTTGCCTATCATACAAACGAAAGGTATAGAattgcttttgaaaaaataatccacTCAAATTTTTCAAGCACTCTTACACTAGTTGAACATAACCGAATACAAGAATTCCAAGTCTaccttttttgtagattttggtGAGTTCCATCAGATTGCTGAAGAacctatagaaaaaaaatcttaggagAATAAATATTCGTTCATTTTTTGGGCTCAAACTTTGAATACTcgtttggtatgcccaaaggttatttttcttcattcattcgtccatacaagttttcatacaacTTTGGCAGCTATCCTTACAAAAATTCTATGTAAATGCTAAAAAGTTTGTATCTTGGAAAGGAAATTTCATAATGATTAGGAGTTTTCGGCAATGTTTTAGGTAAAAAGATTTCTGGGCGAAAactattaaacataaaaattccacCCTTATTTTTATGGATCGTTGACAATCGCTGAACTTAAGATGACAAGAATTTCCATCTTCCGATCTATGATACATAGAGATGGAAATTTGCTTgcccaaattatgttttttttttaatttttttttgttttcacaaaatcttaaaatcttgggcgtattttttttattttatctgaaGGTTCAGAAAttagttttcaataaatgtaagattggacaaaatttaaaaaaaaatgttttagggaaaataaaaggCCATCTTTTcggaaatttccatttttggccTAAATCTCTGAAGAAGCAatgatttaacaaaataaaaataattttcacaaatgtctaatattttttaaggtttacgGTTTTTTGTATCACCGATATCTTTGGAACTAATGGTCCATAAGTTCCCGAGGTATCAATGATAAAAAAACGAAagcgaaaattcttaaaaaaacccATGTAtgctaaaaaatattcttgacGCGAAGAAtgcttttttaattgatttcaaaataaataaatattgaaataaatttccgctgaaattttgatattttttgaataaatttttttgacccctgTTTTTTCGGACCGAatttgccaatattttttaatatttgaaatagACTTAAACcataataaaatcaatttttcgattatGATAATAGTGTCCATCAGTGTCCAttcccaaatttcaaaaaaaaacatatctaaatttctgaattctatttttttaattaattctaacaTTTCAGTTCAATCAGGATGCTTTCGTTGGATTGGCTACGCtcgtgttcgattagattagattagaataggTTAGATAGAACTGTTTGGCTAGTATATCCCTGTTTCTGAATCCATAGAACatagattttgtttgtttttttcaaaactttaataTACGAAGAagttattttaaagaaatataaatGTTAGCCATAACTCTTTATAATTTATTTCTTCGGGCAGCTTATGGAGATGTTAAAAGTACAACATAAAGTTAATCATTTTGTTAAGATTCTATGAACTTTACCATATCTCTATAATGttttcgattcttttattttttgaagttgtagaaaatcaagataaatattttgttatctGTGACGACCACCGGAAAAGTACTGAGAGTTCGCACACCACCGCACACAGATACCACAAGACAGGCACGTGGCGCTCCATATGCGATTCGTTTGCGTTGATAAATAGGCCACTACGGGGTTCTATTTACCACAGACTATATAAATACCCAACTATTGGCGGTTGGATTAAAGCCGCTGGCCAAGCTGAAAGTTTTCATGAGGTGGcagaaaaaaagtcttgaaGTCAAGTGACGTCGACGAAGCCGGCATGTGGTGACACGT
This is a stretch of genomic DNA from Culex pipiens pallens isolate TS chromosome 1, TS_CPP_V2, whole genome shotgun sequence. It encodes these proteins:
- the LOC120412406 gene encoding transmembrane protein 205, which translates into the protein MCLHKMMLEHSAASRIGTSHQLFSERLVADEKLVMEQKSCCVAETTSATEEKQAVKEVVEAEEQVYQDALVGATQATRKLVESCKQLTSQFRRSTAYKILTRTTQPSHAITLVFVSFILLVLWPNIVGQPSTNASPAKPVAQRPSVFVSLAYFGSFAMHFGAQMWMTFVSGLALYFNLPRHTFGRVQEILFPKYFSMGAGLSAVTLITFIKLQQTAHPELTSASFHSWDPLLLLQLVSLALCAALELIVWLYLAPPMLRLMHQKYHFEASETVGQEVGHFAGAENAQLQRSLHFKSVHKRFRQIHMTTAMANMVALACTFVHLHFLASRVEML